The following coding sequences are from one Rhineura floridana isolate rRhiFlo1 chromosome 2, rRhiFlo1.hap2, whole genome shotgun sequence window:
- the LOC133377952 gene encoding olfactory receptor 6Q1-like produces MQPPHENWTFVQEFVMMGFTGIKEGHLPLFGFFLVMYLLTLTENSILVLVVARERRLHTPMYFFLIHLSCLDIWYTSLTVPNMLVGFGSPGSRIISYSACLTQLYLFTFLGSTECFLLAAMAYDRYVAICVPLRYQEMVGRDTCLLLAAGSWLTGFLTPVLPICFMSQLTFCGPNVIDHFFCDVSPLLVLSRTDVSLKETVDFLVSLVVLLVSSFVIVVSYVRIITTVLKIHSLGGRRCAFSTCTAHLTVVSIFYGTLFFMYVCTKVASSVNLNKVVSVFYAIVTSVLNPLIYSLRNSEVKGALYRVISKRK; encoded by the coding sequence ATGCAGCCTCCACATGAGAACTGGACCTTTGTACAAGAGTTTGTCATGATGGGCTTCACAGGCATCAAGGAGGGACACTTGCCTCTTTTTGGCTTCTTCCTGGTCATGTACTTGCTGACCCTGACAGAAAATAGCATCCTGGTCCTAGTGGTGGCGAGGGAAAGGCGCTTGCACACGCCCATGTACTTCTTTCTCATCCACCTTTCATGCTTGGACATCTGGTACACCTCACTCACTGTGCCCAACATGCTGGTGGGCTTTGGATCCCCTGGTAGTAGGATTATCTCCTATTCTGCCTGCCTGACCCAACTTTACCTCTTCACTTTCTTGGGCAGCACTGAGTGCTTCTTGCTAGCAGCCATGGCCTATGACCGCTACGTGGCTATCTGTGTGCCGCTGCGTTACCAAGAGATGGTAGGTCGAGATACTTGCCTGCTTCTGGCAGCTGGTTCATGGCTGACGGGGTTCCTCACTCCTGTGTTGCCCATCTGCTTCATGTCCCAGTTGACTTTTTGTGGTCCCAATGTCATAGACCACTTCTTCTGTGATGTTTCCCCTCTCCTTGTTCTCTCACGCACTGACGTTTCCCTGAAGGAGACAGTTGACTTCCTGGTCTCCCTGGTTGTGCTCCTGGTTTCCTCCTTTGTCATCGTAGTGTCATATGTTCGCATTATCACCACAGTGCTGAAGATCCACTCCTTAGGAGGGCGCCGCTGTGCCTTTTCAACCTGTACTGCCCACTTGACAGTGGTGTCTATCTTCTATGGGACACTTTTCTTCATGTATGTCTGTACTAAGGTAGCCTCTTCTGTCAACCTCAACAAGGTGGTGTCAGTTTTTTATGCAATAGTGACCTCTGTGCTCAACCCCCTCATCTACAGCCTTCggaattcagaagtgaagggggCCTTATATAGAGTTATTTCCAAGAGAAAGTAG